In Choristoneura fumiferana chromosome 21, NRCan_CFum_1, whole genome shotgun sequence, a single genomic region encodes these proteins:
- the LOC141439957 gene encoding proton-associated sugar transporter A-like → MAAPVGSESRIDYEAGVRFGCWGMAMYSLSCACYSTIIEKLIKRLGAKRVYVGGLCTYSCGMFLLCVIRARAAVLLFSWTAGVMYSTLFTMPYLLVAHYHATGMWNSEGGGCSEERGLGTDVAVVSSCVFVAQLLVSVLMGLAVKASGSTAAVVAVAAALAAAAAVSATKITYLDL, encoded by the exons atggcg GCGCCCGTGGGTTCGGAGAGCCGCATAGACTACGAAGCAGGGGTGCGCTTCGGCTGCTGGGGAATGGCCATGTACTCCCTCTCCTGCGCGTGCTACTCCACCATCATCGAGAAGCTCATAAAGAGGCTCGG GGCAAAGCGAGTGTACGTCGGCGGTCTCTGCACCTACAGCTGCGGCATGTTCCTGCTGTGCGTGAtccgcgcgcgcgcagccgtGCTGCTGTTCAGCTGGACGGCCGGCGTCATGTACTCTACGCTCTTCACTATGCCTTACTTgctggtcgcgcattatcacgCCACTGGAATG TGGAACAGCGAAGGCGGTGGTTGCAGCGAGGAGCGCGGTCTGGGCACTGACGTGGCGGTGGTTAGCAGCTGTGTGTTCGTGGCGCAGCTCCTGGTGTCTGTGCTGATGGGGCTGGCAGTGAAGGCCTCGGGATCCACCGCCGCCGTCGTTGCCGTTGCTGCCGCTCTGGCCGCTGCCGCTGCCGTATCCGCCACTAAAATAACCTACTTAGATCTGTAA